CGATCTATACTTTCCAATCACACATCAATATTATCCAATGGACTTACTATTTTTCTTATACTTCTATTTGTTACATGAGTATATATTTCTGTCGTTTTTAAACTACTATGTCCAAGCAATTCCTGAATGTATCTAATATCTGTCCCCGACTCCAGCAAATGAGTTGCAAAACTATGCCGCAATGAATGAACTGATACATCTTTATGAATGCCTGCATGATCACAAGAGCATTTAAATATCCTCTGTACGGAACGCGTCGTTAATTGATTATCATCTTCCTGTCCTTCAAAAAGCCATTTCTTTGGTTTATATAAACCATAATATTTTTTCAACTGAATAAGTGCTTTGTTGGATAGCAATGTATACCTATCTTTACGTCCTTTACTTTGCTTCACTTTTATTAACATTCTGTCACTATCAATATCTGTTAATGTAATATTAACAACTTCTGAAACCCTAAGTCCAGAAGAATATATAAGATATAAGATAGTCTTATGTTTTTCATTTTTTGTAGCTTTCATTATAGCTATAATTTCCTCAATACTAAGTATATTAGGTAGTTTTTTCTCTTTCTTAGGCCTTGGTATTTTAAATATGATATTTTCTCTTTCTAAAATAAACGCACAAAATAGCTTTAGACAATTGATAGTTTGGTTAATATTACTATGTGATACATCTTTTACTTTTATTAAATACAATATATACTCTTTAATGTCTTCTTCTTGAATTTTTTCTAATGATTTATTTGTATATTTCTCAAATAAAACAAGGCTACTTATGTAATTCTGAATTGTTTTACCACTATAACCTCTTACTATTAATTCATCTCTCATTTTTTGAATTAAAGCATTATTAACTGCGCTAGCTTCTGATATCCATTCAATGCTACAATTTTCAGTATTTTTTAATATCTGATTTAAGATATTAAAACATCGTGGCATTCTGAATATTTTTGAATTTGCATTCCATTCTAAAAGTGAATTTAGTTTTCTAAGTTCTTTTAATTCAAAGCTTGACCAACTTACAATTTCACAATACTCCCCAGTATTTTTCAGCTTCACTTTCTCCCCCTTATAAAGATTAAATCATATTATAATGTTCTAATATTATTTTATTGTTCAGAAAACACACTATAATAAAACAGCATTATTATCATATATAGTTTTTAATTGATTGTTGGAGATATTTGATTAGAAAAAGAATGTTGAAGAAAATAAATGATTAACCTAAAAATGTCACTTATAAATAAAATGACTTCTCCTGTAAGCTAGTTACCATCTACCCTCAAAATTTCACATATCTTTTTAAATACTCTACTCTATCTCTCTCTATACTTCTCAATAAGTTAAATCGATTATAACATGAATTACAATCAATAATCTATATATTTCTTAATTCACTGCAATTATTCTACAAAATATTACCTTATAGGCTTTATATATTACCAAAAGACTAACTACTAATTGTATTTTTTCAATTTCATTATTACTCATAGGCATAGAAAAGAACATAAAGATCGGATACATGGTACTTTATTATGTATCCGATCTTTATTCTAATGTTTCATCACTGAGCAAATGCTCCTGAAGTCCTAAACCCTATATCATATAATCAATCGTTTTTTCCAAGGTACTCTTAAATCTAATCTTTCTATACTTCTCAATATCCAACCATTTATTCGCATAATCTTCCTCAAGCATATCATGATTAATAACCTTTTCATAATCTCCTTGCCATTTTATGAATTCCTCTATCGTTGAAACTTTAACATAAAATCCATTTGCATCAAATATTTCTTGTTCATCAAATGCATAATTCTCTATTCTAATAACTGTATCCAATATAGCCTTCCTTATTTTTGCAACTACACCTTGCTCTAAGTCAATAAAATTCATTGATACTGGGTATTCATAACTTTCACCGACAATCGGAACTACATGACCAACACGAAACACTTCCTTATACCTAACACTTCTTTTCACTATATTTTCCTCTAATACAAAGAAGTATTCATCAAAAGCTTGCACTTTAAATTCAATATCTTCACCCACAAATTTACTAACTGCTTCAATTCCTTTTTCAAGCTTGGAGATGATTCCACCCCCACATACATCATACCCTTCAACAAGAACAAAACGACCAGTATTTTGGTTATGCTTAAACTCATCGAAGCTGATATCTTCCTTCGTTTTAATAGTTACTTCTGCAACATCGTTCGTTTTTACCTCTATAGCATCTTCACTAATGATTAAGTTGGTAGCATCAATTACTTTGTTGATCACAATAATTTCACATTCAACTTCTTGTGTTGATATTTTCAACTTATACTTTTTATCTTTGACTAGTACATTTTTACCCATCCAAAATAAATTTGCTTTAAAAACATGATCTACGATTGGTTTGTTTTCAAAATGAGAAATAAATTCTCCTCTCTTATTGAAAAATTCATCTTCAACTGTGATACCGACAGACATACCAGCTTCTGCGAAATCCTTATTATCCTTATCTTGAAAATACTCGATGCTTTTGACCTTTGTTTTCTTATTGCTCGGAGAAATTAGAATTTCATCTCCAACATGAATCGTACCAGATTCTATTCTTCCTGCAATTATTCTTCTGTGATCAAATTTATAAACGTCTTGTATAGGGAATCTTAGTGGCTTATCTTCGAGCCCCTTATCTTTTTCAATTAAATCAATTGCCTCTAAAATTGGCTCGTCATTGTACCAAGCCATTTTATCTGATCTTGAAGTTAAGTTTTCTCCATAAAACGCTGAAATTGGAATGTATTTTAGCGGATAAACATGTAGACTATTTAAAAATCCATTCATTTCTTGCTTGATTATATTAAATTTTTCTTCTGAATAATCAATTAAATCCATTTTATTCACAATCACATATACCTTTTGAATGCCAAGTAATGAAAGAATATAACCATGTCTTTTAGATTGCTCTTGTACACCTTCCTTAGCATCAATAATAAGTAGGGCTGCTTCTGCATTTGCTGCACCTGAAATCATATTCTTTAAGAATTCTTTGTGTCCAGGTGCATCAATAATGACATAATCTCTTTTCTTTGTAAAGAATTGCAATTGGGTAGTGTCTATAGTGATTCCTTGCTTTTGTTCTTCTTCAAAGGCATCCAATAAATAAGCATATTCAAAGGGCTTACCCTTTTCCTTACATACCTTTTTAACTCTATCA
This genomic interval from Firmicutes bacterium HGW-Firmicutes-1 contains the following:
- a CDS encoding integrase, with product MRDELIVRGYSGKTIQNYISSLVLFEKYTNKSLEKIQEEDIKEYILYLIKVKDVSHSNINQTINCLKLFCAFILERENIIFKIPRPKKEKKLPNILSIEEIIAIMKATKNEKHKTILYLIYSSGLRVSEVVNITLTDIDSDRMLIKVKQSKGRKDRYTLLSNKALIQLKKYYGLYKPKKWLFEGQEDDNQLTTRSVQRIFKCSCDHAGIHKDVSVHSLRHSFATHLLESGTDIRYIQELLGHSSLKTTEIYTHVTNRSIRKIVSPLDNIDV
- a CDS encoding sulfate adenylyltransferase; this translates as MSIDREKLKIVVVGHVDHGKSTVIGRLLYDTKSVTEGKIDRVKKVCKEKGKPFEYAYLLDAFEEEQKQGITIDTTQLQFFTKKRDYVIIDAPGHKEFLKNMISGAANAEAALLIIDAKEGVQEQSKRHGYILSLLGIQKVYVIVNKMDLIDYSEEKFNIIKQEMNGFLNSLHVYPLKYIPISAFYGENLTSRSDKMAWYNDEPILEAIDLIEKDKGLEDKPLRFPIQDVYKFDHRRIIAGRIESGTIHVGDEILISPSNKKTKVKSIEYFQDKDNKDFAEAGMSVGITVEDEFFNKRGEFISHFENKPIVDHVFKANLFWMGKNVLVKDKKYKLKISTQEVECEIIVINKVIDATNLIISEDAIEVKTNDVAEVTIKTKEDISFDEFKHNQNTGRFVLVEGYDVCGGGIISKLEKGIEAVSKFVGEDIEFKVQAFDEYFFVLEENIVKRSVRYKEVFRVGHVVPIVGESYEYPVSMNFIDLEQGVVAKIRKAILDTVIRIENYAFDEQEIFDANGFYVKVSTIEEFIKWQGDYEKVINHDMLEEDYANKWLDIEKYRKIRFKSTLEKTIDYMI